GAGTTCTTTTCTGCATGGAGGTGGAAGGTTTATGACCATCAGCCACATGACCAGATGTCCCTCCTTGAAGCCATGGATGCTGGCTCCAGGGACATCACAGTTGACGATTGCCAAGGGTGGGTCCGACATACCAGGCGGTTTTATCCCAGGTGCATCGACTTGGATAACATCAGATGTGATGTTGATGAAAACATGTGGCCTAACCCTGAAGATCGCAGAGATTAGATGcaaatttttgccttttttagcccccctccccccccttTTTATCTTggcttttgctgttgttttttttgttcagaaTGCTCTTGTGTGTTTCATGGATATTTTGTTCACTGTAAGCAATACTGTAAAACTTTCTCTGTCCTATCATACCGTGTTTCTACTGTACCTCCTGTAGtaaacagtaaagaaacaaaaacttgttTGCTTTTTACTGGAATGCTTTTGAATGTGAACATTACTGTACATGTGGACATACAGTTACCAACCAAGACATTTCTGGTGTCAAAATGGTGGATTGCATGTTTCGCATGCAAATACCTGTAAAACTGAAACATAAAAGTCTATGCAGTTTTTGTAATGTCAATAATAGCCAGTATTTTGAAACCTGGTGTACTTTGATTGACTGCATGTACCTTGTGAAGTGAAAACAAGTGTTATTCTTTGACAGACTAATTTCATTTTGAGTCAGATTTATAGTGTTTTTGTACAGTTAGTGTGTGCAGAGAAAGAtgtgttctattttgaaatgaagagttagtatatatttaacaaaatgtatttttgagaagaaaATTATCCATTTGGCCAATTGTGTTTTGTaggtgtgagtctgtgttaaGAGTTTAGAAAAAGTATCTGAAGTATGGGTAGGCGCTTGTTAGCGATTGAAAAAAAACTGTAAGCTAACATGCAGGTCTTTAGACTCTGGAAGGAAGGCACAGTAGTCACACAGGTACACGAAGCACATGTCACTGTACACACAAAGACCCTGGCCAGCCACTGGATTTGAAACTAGTGTGGTAGTATTGTAGGGTAACAGTGCACACCAATAACTGTCCCAcccattattatttattaatttagagTTTAGTAAAACCTAGATAaggtaaatataaaataaaatccatgtgttACATATTAAATGTTTTGTACAATATGTTGGTATCCTTATTAATTTCTGGTAACACTTCTCAGAAATGAGCCTTTGCTCCATGGCACACTGATCTATTCTCCACAGATGTTTTGGTGTTTTACAAATAAGcaatattttgaaagaaatatattAAGATATCACTATCATACTTGTTGTTAGTTCAACTGGGAAGAAAAAAGGGTAAAGATTATTGTAGTGAGATAAAGGAAGTGTTCATGGAGAACTGAAACTAACTGACATGCGACAAAGAaaagcacattttattttaaaaaaacaactagaAGGTTGTGCTTCTGTCTGCAGTCAGAGATAAATGAGTGGTCCCTTTGAGGGAGATTTGAAAGTGAAACTCTGAAAGACTCAGACACATTGCAAAAGTGTTTTGTATCCTTATATAAATCAGCCAGACAGGAGCAAAATCAGGTAAGATATTTATATGATTATTTGATTATTAGATAACAAGTCTTGAAAAATAGTtctctgaaggtctttcaaagtttttctttggacattggctaaTTGGGCATTGAaagagaaaggaacaaaagaAAGCATTCAGTGTCCTTCATGAAGCCTTGGGAATTATTGCTTAAGACTTCTTAgagaaataacaagaaagcgtgcataaaataaaataaaggtatTCAAACCAAATATCAACTTTAAGTTTGTTAGAATTGTAAAAACGTATTTTTGCTTTATGTGCTGTATTTCCATGTGTTggtaaatgttttaataaaaatctgcacttatttctcattttcctagcaaaatatagggggtcatatgattgttgggtttttctctgtatctactgtacaatataaagcgccttgaggcgactgctgttgtgatttggcgctatataaataaaattgaattgaattgaattgaattgaagtgaattgaactgaaatgaattgaataTAGAGAAATGAACGGTGGCTCAAGACTGTTGTGCAATACTGTAGCTTATGTAACTTACTAAGAATTTCACAGTAATGAATAATGTCAAAGCATGCATAGCCCCTCTGGGATGCTGGCAGATTTGAAGCTCTGACCTGGTCATGTctattaaagttttttttttttatattttatagtcACTGAAGGTTTTAAGAACCCCTGATACCTTCTTACAGTTTGATGTCAAATGGCAAAGACTTTAAATATACAAAGATAAGGAACTACTGAGGGTAGTGAGCGATTGGCTGCAtacaagtaaaaataaaacaggcaaaataTAAATGACAGAGGCAAGGCAGTGACAAAATACAGAGAGTATATATAGTAATACATATGAAAATCATAATTATTTGATTTTCATATGAATATAGTTGCATTACTTTTGACAGCTAATttgttcagtttatttattttttcagtgaaTTACACAAAGAAGAAGCATGGACAAAGAGACAAAGTTTATGATAACTTATCTGCTTTTTGCAGGTAATGAGCCAGCTTTTTATTTACAATTGTTTTATAAGTGCTCTATACCTTTATAAATGACATTCCCTTAATTCTCTTTCAGCCATCTGTAGCTCCGTGTCCAGTGATGAATGGAAGGCCACTGTTGTAAAAAGCATTGACGCTCTGGTTACATCCTGTGTTGTGGTACCGTGTTCATTCTCCCATACTGGAGGAAACAAGCCCAGGTCCAGACTCAGAGCAATGTGGCATGATAAAGGCAAAACACCAGATACTAAAGGAAACAACATCTATCATGAGGATTATACACTGATTAAGGACAACTTTAAGGGCCGAACAAAGATGTTGGGAGAGCTGGGCCAGAACAACTGCACCTTAGAAATAACTCCTGTTAGAGATCACGACAATGGCCCTTTCTGTTTCAGAGTTGAACTAGTGCGAGGAGAAGGCAATGAACCCACCAAGGACATGTTCTCCTTTGTTGAAGACTGCGTCGAGTTGAACATGATCTGTATGTCACCAACTTTCCATGACTTCAAACATCTATACCAGTTTTCATCACTTTGCCTCTTACTTTATGTCtgcctttttcattttcagctaaGCCTCCAAAGCCTACATTGATCCAACCAAAGACAGCCACTCAAGGAGAGCCCTACACTGTCACCTGTTCAGTCATCCACACCTGCCCAAATCACGTTCCTAAACTCACATGGAATCTGGATATTACAAACATCATTGTGCATCATAAAGATATTAAACAAGGAAACTGGGAGACACAGTCCATCCTGACATTTATTCCTGAGGAGAAGGATGATAACAGAGAGATAACCTGCACTGCTGAATTTAATGGAGGGCTGAAATCACCTGAAACTTTCACACTCCATGTAAAACGTGAGATCCTTTCAGTAGTTTACTtccaatatattttttaacccTTAACTTTGATTAAGAAAATGTTAATATCACTATTAAAAGTATGTTTAGATGAATGTTGTCTGTATtctaaagaaacaacaaaaaaaaacccaaacaaatacCAACTCTGTCTCTTCCAGGTATTGAGAACTATAATCACATCATCATTCCTGCTGTAGTGGGGATTGGTACAGCTCTGCTCTTTGGCATCTTCTGCATTTTCATGGCAAAAAAATACAAGTGAGTCATTTTATAGAGAATCAAGCTTTCTGTTAACAAGGAGACATTTTTCCTCTCATCAGTTCTACAGTACGCTCTTTAATGTAcgtttttttgttctgtttaagGAACCGTATTGCAGAGCTTCAAAATCAAGAAGGAACGTAAGTAGAAAAATATTTTGGATCAGATGCAGTTGGTTTCTGAGCCTGTCATCATATATGATAACAATATaatgattgtttttatttatcacaGCATGTGGAACAGGCTTTCCAGATTATCTcgcaggtgagaaaaaaaacatgtttcttttcttttgtttttacagtttggAGCATTAAGTAcgcatgcatgttttttttaatgcaaagtcTTTGGAATTGTACATCCACATGTCTTCAAGATTACATttctaattaaattaaatcattcTAAGCCATTCTGATTAAAGGCCATAGGGATTTTAAGTTTTTGATTCTCCACTTACTTCACCTCTACCTTTCCGTGCACAAATGCCTCAGTGGTCTCACAGTCATTTTAagcaacagggcagatgtatttttgttggtggttttgatattaaatttaaaattatatcttattttctgttcttgtttttctgtggTTTCATCAGGGGAAGACGCTGAAGGTGAGATATGAAAAATGAATGCTTTTTTAAGACACATTTATTATGTTATTGCTTAATTACTTATGTTATTACTCTGAATTTCATTTCTCTTGAAGTTAAAGCTCTTTTCAGCATTATTTACAGtcgtctaaggagcttggaaagaaaagcgtctggacttctttaagttgcttgaagacgtttcacctctcaccgcttcagttctagggtcaaatggtggagagtcccagatttaaaccccgtgggagtttccccccgaAGACGGACacaaggaccccctgatgatcctctgccaaatcacatgagccaaggcgtgaaaacgggtgtgggtcacaatcaggcagggttttgggtgagctcaCTGTGAAACCTAGATCCACCCtacatgtgatttcctgaggtcagatggcccagagtgtgagtgggcgttaaagcgtctgggaagggatctcaaaactctcAAAAAGTCATTGTGAAACTTAGCCCCACccatcatgtgatttcctgaggtcagatgtcccgaaaccctggctgattgtgacccacacccgttttcacgcattggctcatgtgattaggtaggggggacactcccactgggtttaaatctgggactctccaccatttgaccctagaactgaagaagcttcttggatgagaggtgaaacatcttcaagcaacttaaagaagtctagacgcttttctttccaagctccttagactacgatgacctggatgactgagaaccttcacagacattattTACAGTCCTGattttatcatattttttaaaattataaaaattaaatacaagTAAAAGAGTCTGATGAAAAGAGTCGAATTAGGTTTGCAGGAGTCCTCTTCGCAGTGGTTGATTTCACTTCCCCCTCATTTTACAAAGTCTTAGAAACTGATGTAGAGTTAGAGACAGTCTACATCTTCTTCTCTACATTTTCTTCTTagttgtttttcactttttgaaAGTTCCTTGTGTCTCatgctttgtttttcctcacatCTTTGAAGGCTCCGACTGGATCAAAGGACAGAAACAGAATAGTCCTGTTCCCGTCTGTTTCTGTGTCTTGTTCCTTTGCTTGAATTTAAAATCGTACAAATATACTTCAAACctgtattttcttatttttcaggCAATGAAATGAAATCAAGAAGGGGACCAAATTCAAATGGTTACATTCTTCTTTccatttgcatatcagcttcAGGAAAACATGttagaaaaatgtttaaaaaaacacaaaaatgtaatataaaaaagctttttcttcaACAGATAGCTTCTACCCTTTTTTATTAACTAGTATGATCCTTTCTCTTTGTATTCATGCTTGAAAGGATGCGCTATCATGTGATAGATGATTTATGCCAGAAATGTTAACTGAGCATGTAGCAATGTAAGCccaccacttcctgttttctaaaCAGATGTATCAATACTGTAAGCCTATTTTTGAAGAATAAATCTTCATTTGTCTTGAGACTGAATTCATTGCTTGAACGATAAAGACCTTCAGTATTCagtaaaattttaatttaatttactcTCCCGGATCACTCAAAGTACTTTATACAACATGACTtgcacacccattcacacccattcgcGCAAGCACCTTCttctaagtgctttctgtctagCATTCACGCACATTCATACTCCATTTCATTAATGAATATAATTAAGGGGAAAATTATGGAAAATGTTGGGAAACAAAGACACTCTAAAGTTAAAGATGGATTTTAATTCTAATTGTAGAGCtatttaaagcttttaaagAGAATCAAAATGTGATCTGTCATATTTTAAGGTGAACAGTAATAACTAATTTTAATGTGGAGATTTTGATCAGCACAGGAGATTGAAAAGAAGATACTCAATTGTGAAGAGGGAAGGGTTACTGAAAACAGGCCCTGTGATGCCACTACAGCACAAGACAGAGACAATTGTTTGTCTCACTATAAGTCTGTTAGTGTCAACTTGTGTGGAGGAAGTGAGATTACTATAAAAATCTGATGTATTTAAAGATTGTCTGTAGTCTTAACAGAGTCGTGAGTAATGGAAAACTAACTACTTGAAACATAAACCTTAAACTGTTTAGACTGTAGTTACTTCATTATTGGTTGATCGGTGTTACCTGTATACAGACCCTCCTCTGCAGAATGCTCGTGATAAAACCTGCTCATGCTTTATATTCTGAGTGATGGCATTACTTGAGTTTTGTTAAAACTTTTCTAAAAAATTGATAATCATGGTAGTTTATAAACACTTATAATGTTTATAAAAATTTGTATTTACTTTGatgaaaagttgattctgttcatctgaatgCAGCgttttcagttggagaaacatttcatcactcatccaagtagggatgggtatcgtttaggttttatctgatactggtgccaaatcggtacttttgaaacggtgccggtgcttaaagcggtgctcgaaccggtgcttaaagaatggagaacacaaacttcgtccaaaacctctcatgtttttatttttagcagtctcttttttttctgcaaaatgataagaaccgtaacaacatataaacatc
This sequence is a window from Oreochromis aureus strain Israel breed Guangdong linkage group 11, ZZ_aureus, whole genome shotgun sequence. Protein-coding genes within it:
- the LOC116330675 gene encoding myelin-associated glycoprotein-like isoform X1, coding for MDKETKFMITYLLFAAICSSVSSDEWKATVVKSIDALVTSCVVVPCSFSHTGGNKPRSRLRAMWHDKGKTPDTKGNNIYHEDYTLIKDNFKGRTKMLGELGQNNCTLEITPVRDHDNGPFCFRVELVRGEGNEPTKDMFSFVEDCVELNMISKPPKPTLIQPKTATQGEPYTVTCSVIHTCPNHVPKLTWNLDITNIIVHHKDIKQGNWETQSILTFIPEEKDDNREITCTAEFNGGLKSPETFTLHVKRIENYNHIIIPAVVGIGTALLFGIFCIFMAKKYKNRIAELQNQEGTMWNRLSRLSRRGRR
- the LOC116330675 gene encoding myelin-associated glycoprotein-like isoform X2, coding for MDKETKFMITYLLFAAICSSVSSDEWKATVVKSIDALVTSCVVVPCSFSHTGGNKPRSRLRAMWHDKGKTPDTKGNNIYHEDYTLIKDNFKGRTKMLGELGQNNCTLEITPVRDHDNGPFCFRVELVRGEGNEPTKDMFSFVEDCVELNMISKPPKPTLIQPKTATQGEPYTVTCSVIHTCPNHVPKLTWNLDITNIIVHHKDIKQGNWETQSILTFIPEEKDDNREITCTAEFNGGLKSPETFTLHVKRIENYNHIIIPAVVGIGTALLFGIFCIFMAKKYKNRIAELQNQEGTGRR